Genomic DNA from Deferribacterota bacterium:
TGAACAAAATTATAGAGCTGAATGAAAAAAATCAAACATGTAGAGTACAGGCAGGCATAATGGGACCTGATTATGAATATCAATTAAATAATGCTAATATTATATTTAGAACATCTAAAAAATATACATGTGGCCATTTTCCCCAATCATTTGAATACTCTACAGTGGGTGGGTGGATAGTAACACTAGGGGCAGGGCAACAGTCATCATACTATGGTGATATATATGATATTGTAATAAGTCAGGAATATATTACCCCCGTTGGCACTTTTAAAACTGAGGAATATCCTGCCTCAGCAACAGGACCGAAGATAAATGATATTATGAAGGGGAGTGAAGGTGCTTTTGGGATATTAGTGAGTGCAACGTTGAAAATTTTTAGATATATGCCTGAGAACTATCAGAATTTTGCTTTTATATTCCCCAGTTGGGAATTATCAATTGAAGCTGCAAGGGAGATATCACAGGGTCAATTTGGTTTTCCCTCAGTGTTTAGAATATCCGATCCTGAAGAGACTGATCTAGCTTTTAAGCAGTATGGTTTAGAAGGGACAATTATTGATAGATATATAAAGAAAAAAGGTTATATGCCCGGAGAGAGATGTCTATACATAGGAAGAGCAGAAGGTGAAAAAAGGTTTGCTAAAAATATTAAGAAAAATACAAAAATAATATGTAAAAGATTTAATGGAATGTATATAACGGGCTTTCCTGTCAAGAAGTGGGAAAGTGGAAGATATTCAGATCCATATATGAGGGAACCTCTAGTTGATCATGGAATTGTGGTGGATACATTAGAAACCTCTGTTACGTGGGATAATCTACACAAGGTATATAAGTCA
This window encodes:
- a CDS encoding FAD-binding oxidoreductase — its product is MLNKKNTWKNIKPEKNTYRSIFKWGDPETFKNPKPGLLKHIKKTLGINDKEISVVKNSGNMNVVAKKPVRLAEEHINAFRNIVGSENINLDDYSRVKYSTGKTLIEQLNLRKGIIEAVSDIIIHPRSKEDIQKIVYYCNEYKIPIYVYGGGSSVTLGVTPVKGGVTLVMNTHMNKIIELNEKNQTCRVQAGIMGPDYEYQLNNANIIFRTSKKYTCGHFPQSFEYSTVGGWIVTLGAGQQSSYYGDIYDIVISQEYITPVGTFKTEEYPASATGPKINDIMKGSEGAFGILVSATLKIFRYMPENYQNFAFIFPSWELSIEAAREISQGQFGFPSVFRISDPEETDLAFKQYGLEGTIIDRYIKKKGYMPGERCLYIGRAEGEKRFAKNIKKNTKIICKRFNGMYITGFPVKKWESGRYSDPYMREPLVDHGIVVDTLETSVTWDNLHKVYKSVRSFIKSKPHTICTTHASHFYPEGTNLYFIFMTKLEDVNNFKAFHKGIVDTIVESGGSISHHHGIGKMFAPWVEKYFGKEQLEILTTLKKHFDPNNIMNPGGTLGLN